The following proteins are co-located in the Purpureocillium takamizusanense chromosome 10, complete sequence genome:
- a CDS encoding uncharacterized protein (EggNog:ENOG503Q36V~COG:I), producing the protein MTDSTLTSSAPDMRIALIGAGTIGLSLAALHLTHLPDASQLTIMDVRPDLEAYVAAVLPTHLPPGLRKLAAEVKLTSSVAEAVADCTIVQESGPERLDFKTQLWADVERLAPRGALLWTSTSGIPASQQNAAMEDKTRLLVVHPFNPPHILPLLEIVPSPQTSRAVVTKTMDFWRQIGREPVLLSREITGFVAGRLAWALLREAIHLVNEDVVTVEQLDRVMQTSMGPRWAYAGPFKSFQAGGGPGGLRALLGNVGGTVQACWDDGGRVDVGGSWEAKVFAQTDEAYGRPDLEERDEANRMVLRAVREAKSGRPGPASADGHDGT; encoded by the coding sequence ATGACAGACTCTACGctgacgtcgtcggcaccggaCATGCGCATTgcgctcatcggcgccggcaccatcGGGCTCTCCCTTGCGGCTCTGCACCTCACGCATCTCCCGGACGCGTCTCAGCTCACCATCATGGATGTCCGCCCGGATCTCGAAGCCTACGTAGCTGCCGTCCTGCCGACCCATCTCCCCCCCGGCCTGCGTAAGCTTGCCGCCGAGGTCAAGCTCACGTCGTCCGTtgcggaggcggtggcagACTGCACCATAGTCCAAGAGAGCGGCCCCGAGAGGCTGGACTTCAAGACGCAGCTCTGGGCCGACGTGGAGAGGCTCGCCCCGCGAGGCGCACTGCTCTGGACCAGCACGTCTGGGATTCCGGCATCGCAACAAAACGCTGCCATGGAGGACAAGACGAGACTGCTCGTGGTGCACCCGTTCAACCCCCCGCACATCCTCCCCCTGCTGGAGATTGTACCCTCGCCGCAGACCTCGCGGGCCGTGGTGACCAAGACGATGGACTTTTGGCGCCAGATCGGCCGGGAGCCCGTCTTGCTCAGCCGTGAGATCACGGGCTTCGTCGCGGGGCGTCTCGCGTGGGCACTATTGCGCGAGGCGATCCACCTGGTCAACGAGGACGTGGTGACGGTGGAGCAGCTGGACCGCGTCATGCAGACGAGCATGGGCCCGCGCTGGGCGTACGCCGGCCCCTTCAAGAGCttccaggccggcggcggccccggcggcctGAGAGCCCTGCTGGGCAACGTGGGCGGGACGGTGCAGGCCTGctgggacgacggcgggcgggtagACGTGGGCGGCTCCTGGGAGGCCAAGGTGTTTGCCCAGACGGACGAGGCGTACGGACGGCCTGATCTGGAGGAGCGCGATGAGGCCAACCGAATGGTGCTGAGGGCCGTGCGTGAAGCCAAAAGCGGTCGACCCGGGCCCGCGTCCGCTGATGGTCACGACGGCACATAA
- the ATR1 gene encoding multidrug-resistance type transporter aminotriazole resistance, variant 2 (TransMembrane:13 (o29-47i59-79o91-111i118-143o149-169i189-209o215-237i257-279o291-312i324-343o349-375i387-409o429-450i)~COG:U~EggNog:ENOG503NWTD): MRAEASYMGTLVLLRTIGQTFNITSPPQLAWLVAGYSLTVGTFILFSGRLGDVFGYKRLLLTGLAWFSLWSLVAGLSVYSNYRLAVFSRVLQGIGPAICLPNALAIFGTAYPPGHRKAMVFAFFGAVAPIGAVFGGTFASLLTLAWWPWALWVMAMWLAFLAIAGNWIIPALPSKMPLPRDWKSWVQGLDLPGAFVGIVALVLFNFAWTQAPIDGWGTATVIAPLVLGLVLFGLFVYIELKLSSRPLLPFDAVNADVAFVLAAVVCGWATFGIWTLYLVQILQDIRHLSPLLTTAWFCPVAVAGAAAAVFTGKLLGPWQVRPPLVMTLALIAFTTGAILTAFAPATQLYWGQTFVSMIVMPFGMDMSFPAATLILSDAVARHHQGIGASLVNTVVNYGIALGVGFAGTVEVHVHGSGETKEERLRGFRGALYMAIGLAGLGLLICLAFLARELMRSRRSR; encoded by the coding sequence ATGCGCGCAGAGGCGTCATACATGGGCACGCTGGTCCTCCTCCGGACCATCGGCCAGACCTTCAACATCACCAGCCCGCCCCAGCTCGCgtggctcgtcgccggctaCTCCCTGACCGTCGGCACCTTCATCCTCTTCTccgggcggctgggcgacgTCTTCGGCTACaagcgcctcctcctcaccggcctggcctggttcTCGCTGTGgtccctcgtcgccggcctgagCGTCTACTCCAACTaccgcctcgccgtcttctcccGCGTCCTGCAGGGCATCGGCCCGGCCATCTGTCTGCCCAACGCGCTGGCCATCTTCGGCACCGCATACCCCCCGGGCCACCGCAAGGCCATGGTCTTTGCCTTCTTTGGCGCCGTGGCCCCCATTGGcgccgtctttggcggcACCTTTGCCTCGCTGCTGACCCTCGCCTGGTGGCCCTGGGCGCTCTGGGTCATGGCCATGTGGCTGGCCTTTCTCGCCATCGCGGGCAACTGGATCATCCCGGCCCTCCCGTCGAAGATGCCGCTACCGCGCGACTGGAAGTCGTGGGTGCAGGGCCTCGACCTGCCGGGTGCCTTTGTCGGCATCGTAGCCCTGGTGCTCTTCAACTTTGCCTGGACGCAGGCTCCCATTGACGGTTGGGGGACGGCGACTGTCAtcgcgccgctcgtcctcgggcttgtGCTCTTCGGCCTGTTCGTCTACATCGAGCTCAAGCTGAGCTCCAGGCCGCTTTTGCCCTTTGACGCGGTCAACGCAGACGTGGCTTTCGTATtggctgccgtcgtctgcgGCTGGGCTACGTTTGGCATCTGGACGCTGTATCTCGTCCAGATCCTGCAAGACATCCGCCATCTCTCCCCCTTGCTCACCACGGCGTGGTTCTGccccgtggccgtggccggcgctgccgccgccgtcttcacaGGCAAGCTACTGGGCCCCTGGCAAGTAAGGCCTCCGCTCGTCATGACCCTTGCGCTCATCGCCTTCACCACGGGCGCCATCTTGACGGCCTTTGCGCCGGCCACGCAGCTGTACTGGGGACAGACCTTTGTGTCCATGATCGTCATGCCCTTTGGCATGGACATGAGCtttcccgccgccaccctcatCCTCTCCGACGCCGTTGCCAGGCACCACCAAGGCATCGGCGCCAGTCTGGTGAATACCGTCGTCAATTACGGAATCGCGCTCGGCGTTGGCTTCGCTGGGACTGTCGAGGTCCACGTGCACGGGAGCGGCGAGACCAAGGAAGAGAGGCTGCGAGGCTTCCGCGGTGCCTTGTACATGGCCAttggcttggctgggcttGGTCTACTCATATGCCTTGCATTCTTGGCCCGTGAATTGAtgaggtcgcggcggtcgcgatGA
- a CDS encoding uncharacterized protein (COG:S~SECRETED:SignalP(1-19~SECRETED:cutsite=TSA-TL~SECRETED:prob=0.6330)~EggNog:ENOG503NYAU), with translation MKVSVALLAAAAGIDQTSATLFGAGLKAGIGFNLGLDFTGASRFTCPQIIDNKCIPDWEAGCDFGGLVLGKVLEFKKNLFSGFTCENSFFKRGELKGRTFLPGKVITGDCTHERDECPSISPGPDAGIDKYSIDTFELTTSLDARMEFHYLMPGGDICKTSHDCSSQGTTVRNTQCGGAKKVWFVFPKQDKHIGKKFCKIGIHKIRWHCKDNKPKPTPSTTLATTYTPPQETNTKTIPGKDTTTTVPGEKTTVTPSQPGETTPGQSTPTETKPGKTTPGETTPGQSTPTETKPGKTTPGETTPGQTTPGQTTPGQTTPGQSTPTQSTPGETTPGQSTPSETKPGTTPGQTTPGQSTPSETKPGTTPGQTTPGQSTPSETKPGETTPGQTTPGQSTPTQTKPGETTPAQTTPTQETTTYMTTSTVFTTSVTTITSCAPEIPHCPAKSTGGTAVVTVTIPVSTTICPVTEIVTKTKPAPTGGVPGTTVSPPGETKPGEELKPSASQPGGSSPAPQPTGPLPCPAVLPQCLNTKLMEKGLMNKCKDNTNVACYCSNKEFIKEVFDCIYSYGKEDNKISESIAFLQGMCAPWVGENPAVVTGADPITSIITVTGTPRVTSVDYTTVVIATTVVEPCVTGGTTVPGSSTTKTLSTELTVPNISITRGPTGGPNVPAPTGGPVPTDGSPAQNPGASTVAPPPVTGTGGVPVPSATGNVPVTAGAGRIGASLGAGLAVIAAIAAI, from the exons ATGAAGGTCTCAGTCGCtctcctggcggcggctgctggcatCGACCAGACTTCTGCCACCCTG TTCGGCGCTGGTCTTAAGGCGGGCATCGGATTCAACCTGGGCCTTGATTTCACTGGCGCGAGCCGGTTCACATGCCCCCAGATCATTGACAACAAGTGCATTCCCGACTGGGAGGCAGGCTGTGACTTTGGTGGGCTCGTGCTTGGCAAGGTTCTTGAGTTCAAGAAGAACCTGTTCAGCGGGTTCACCTGTGAGAACAGCTTCTTCAAGCGAGGCGAGCTCAAGGGTCGCACCTTTTTGCCTGGCAAGGTCATTACTGGCGACTGCACCCACGAAAGGGATGAATGCCCCTCCATCAGCCCCGGCCCGGACGCGGGCATCGACAAGTACTCCATCGACACGTTCGAGCTGACCACGTCGCTGGACGCGCGCATGGAGTTTCACTATCTGATGCCCGGTGGCGATATCTGCAAGACCAGCCACGACTGCTCCTCGCAGGGCACCACTGTGCGTAACACCCAGTGCGGTGGCGCCAAGAAGGTCTGGTTCGTTTTCCCCAAGCAGGATAAGCACATTGGCAAGAAGTTCTGCAAGATCGGCATCCACAAGATCCGCTGGCACTGCAAGGACaacaagcccaagcccaccCCGTCCACCACCCTTGCGACCACCTACACCCCTCCGCAGGAGACGAACACCAAGACGATCCCCGGCAAGGACACCACGACCACTGTTCCTGGTGAGAAGACCACGGTGactcccagccagcccggcgagACGACCCCTGGACAGAGCACTCCCACCGAGACCAAGCCCGGCAAGACCACTCCTGGCGAGACTACTCCTGGCCAGAGCACGCCCACCGAGACGAAGCCCGGCAAGACCACCCCCGGTGAGACCACTCCCGGACAGACCACCCCCGGACAGACCACCCCCGGCCAGACCACTCCCGGCCAGAGCACTCCCACTCAGTCCACGCCCGGCGAGACCACTCCCGGCCAGAGCACTCCCTCCGAGACCAAGCCTGGTACTACTCCCGGACAGACCACTCCGGGACAGAGCACTCCCTCCGAGACCAAGCCTGGTACTACTCCCGGACAGACCACTCCGGGACAGAGCACTCCCTCCGAGACCAAGCCCGGCGAGACCACCCCCGGACAGACCACTCCCGGCCAGAGCACTCCTACCCAGACTAAGCCTGGCGAGACGACCCCCGCTCAGACGACCCCTACGCAGGAGACCACAACTTACATGACCACCTCGACCGTTTTCACGACGTCCGTCACAACCATCACAAGCTGTGCTCCCGAGATCCCCCACTGCCCCGCGAAGTCCACTGGTGGAACTGCCGTCGTCACGGTCACCATCCCTGTCAGCACCACCATCTGCCCCGTCACTGAGATCGTCACCAAGACCAAGCCGGCCCCCACGGGCGGCGTTCCGGGCACCACTGTTTCGCCACCTGGCGAGACCAAGCCTGGTGAAGAGCTCaagcccagcgccagccagcctggtGGCAGCTCGCCGGCTCCTCAGCCGACCGgacccctgccctgccctgccgttCTCCCTCAGTGCCTGAACACCAAGTTGATGGAGAAGGGTCTCATGAACAAGTGCAAGGACAACACCAACGTCGCTTGCTACTGCTCCAACAAGGAGTTCATCAAGGAGGTCTTCGACTGCATCTACTCGTATGGCAAGGAGGACAACAAGATCTCGGAGTCTATTGCCTTCCTCCAGGGCATGTGCGCTCCTTGGGTTGGCGAGAACCCTGCGGTTGTCACTGGCGCAGACCCCATCAcctccatcatcaccgtcacTGGCACTCCCCGTGTCACCTCGGTTGACTacaccaccgtcgtcatTGCCACGACCGTTGTCGAGCCCTGCGTCACGGGTGGCACCACGGTTcctggcagcagcaccaccaagaCCCTCTCCACGGAGCTTACCGTTCCCAACATCAGCATCACCAGGGGTCCTACTGGTGGCCCCAACGTCCCTGCGCCCACCGGTGGCCCAGTGCCTACCGACGGCAGCCCTGCGCAGAACCCGGGTGCCAGCACTGTTGCTCCGCCCCCTGTCACGGGCACTGGTGGCGTTCCGGTGCCTTCTGCTACCGGCAACGTCCCCGTGACTGCTGGTGCAGGCCGCATCGGAGCCAGCCTGGGTGCAGGCCTGGCTGTCATtgccgccattgccgccaTTTAA
- a CDS encoding uncharacterized protein (COG:S~EggNog:ENOG503PUDZ~SECRETED:SignalP(1-18~SECRETED:cutsite=VYS-RA~SECRETED:prob=0.5636)) gives MKFLSQAAIVLLATGVYSRAVEQRDLATVTGVLTQVQTGIDTLDAAVKAFNGDPAPVKDKSDALVSTINTGKASVQGSTPLTLQDTIALFNPVNELKAHSKTLSDDLLARRGDIAAAKQCDVTRNQIGQINTASQGLITAIVDKVPPEGKAIAQQQAQGITDVLNEAQANFAPDKCQNAA, from the coding sequence ATGAAGTTCCTTTCACAAGCCGCCATTGTCCTGCTGGCCACCGGCGTCTACAGTCGGGCCGTCGAGCAACGCGACCTCGCAACCGTCACCGGTGTCTTGACGCAGGTCCAGACTGGCATTGATAccctcgacgcggccgtcaaggccTTCAACGGCGACCCTGCTCCCGTCAAGGACAAGTCTGACGCGTTGGTCAGCACCATCAACACCGGGAAGGCCAGCGTTCAGGGGTCAACTCCGTTGACTCTTCAAGACACAATCGCCCTCTTCAACCCCGTCAACGAGCTCAAGGCTCACTCCAAGACACTCTCGGACGACTTGctcgcgcgacgaggcgataTCGCGGCCGCCAAGCAGTGCGACGTCACGCGAAACCAGATTGGCCAAATCAACACTGCGAGCCAGGGTCTCATCACAGCTATCGTCGACAAAGTTCCCCCGGAGGGCAAGGCCAttgcccagcagcaggctcaGGGCATTACCGATGTGTTGAACGAGGCTCAGGCTAACTTTGCACCTGATAAGTGCCAGAATGCTGCCTAG
- the ATR1 gene encoding multidrug-resistance type transporter aminotriazole resistance (TransMembrane:14 (i59-84o96-114i126-146o158-178i185-210o216-236i256-276o282-304i324-346o358-379i391-410o416-442i454-476o496-517i)~COG:U~EggNog:ENOG503NWTD): MTIHQLNNNPRPDMDSRGEKPPPGDDRDAAASDPITREPSAAESIWVAESMSLPREAAFVALVCMAQFCTQASYMGTLVLLRTIGQTFNITSPPQLAWLVAGYSLTVGTFILFSGRLGDVFGYKRLLLTGLAWFSLWSLVAGLSVYSNYRLAVFSRVLQGIGPAICLPNALAIFGTAYPPGHRKAMVFAFFGAVAPIGAVFGGTFASLLTLAWWPWALWVMAMWLAFLAIAGNWIIPALPSKMPLPRDWKSWVQGLDLPGAFVGIVALVLFNFAWTQAPIDGWGTATVIAPLVLGLVLFGLFVYIELKLSSRPLLPFDAVNADVAFVLAAVVCGWATFGIWTLYLVQILQDIRHLSPLLTTAWFCPVAVAGAAAAVFTGKLLGPWQVRPPLVMTLALIAFTTGAILTAFAPATQLYWGQTFVSMIVMPFGMDMSFPAATLILSDAVARHHQGIGASLVNTVVNYGIALGVGFAGTVEVHVHGSGETKEERLRGFRGALYMAIGLAGLGLLICLAFLARELMRSRRSR, translated from the exons atgACGATACACCAGCTGAACAACAATCCGCGGCCCGACATGGACTCTCGTGGCGAGAAACCACCCCCCGGCGACGATCGtgacgcggcggcaagcgACCCAATCACCCGAGAACCATCTGCCGCCGAGTCGATATGGGTCGCCGAGTCCATGTCGCTTCCTCGTGAGGCGGCCTTCGTCGCCCTGGTGTGCATGGCGCAGTTTTGCACCC AGGCGTCATACATGGGCACGCTGGTCCTCCTCCGGACCATCGGCCAGACCTTCAACATCACCAGCCCGCCCCAGCTCGCgtggctcgtcgccggctaCTCCCTGACCGTCGGCACCTTCATCCTCTTCTccgggcggctgggcgacgTCTTCGGCTACaagcgcctcctcctcaccggcctggcctggttcTCGCTGTGgtccctcgtcgccggcctgagCGTCTACTCCAACTaccgcctcgccgtcttctcccGCGTCCTGCAGGGCATCGGCCCGGCCATCTGTCTGCCCAACGCGCTGGCCATCTTCGGCACCGCATACCCCCCGGGCCACCGCAAGGCCATGGTCTTTGCCTTCTTTGGCGCCGTGGCCCCCATTGGcgccgtctttggcggcACCTTTGCCTCGCTGCTGACCCTCGCCTGGTGGCCCTGGGCGCTCTGGGTCATGGCCATGTGGCTGGCCTTTCTCGCCATCGCGGGCAACTGGATCATCCCGGCCCTCCCGTCGAAGATGCCGCTACCGCGCGACTGGAAGTCGTGGGTGCAGGGCCTCGACCTGCCGGGTGCCTTTGTCGGCATCGTAGCCCTGGTGCTCTTCAACTTTGCCTGGACGCAGGCTCCCATTGACGGTTGGGGGACGGCGACTGTCAtcgcgccgctcgtcctcgggcttgtGCTCTTCGGCCTGTTCGTCTACATCGAGCTCAAGCTGAGCTCCAGGCCGCTTTTGCCCTTTGACGCGGTCAACGCAGACGTGGCTTTCGTATtggctgccgtcgtctgcgGCTGGGCTACGTTTGGCATCTGGACGCTGTATCTCGTCCAGATCCTGCAAGACATCCGCCATCTCTCCCCCTTGCTCACCACGGCGTGGTTCTGccccgtggccgtggccggcgctgccgccgccgtcttcacaGGCAAGCTACTGGGCCCCTGGCAAGTAAGGCCTCCGCTCGTCATGACCCTTGCGCTCATCGCCTTCACCACGGGCGCCATCTTGACGGCCTTTGCGCCGGCCACGCAGCTGTACTGGGGACAGACCTTTGTGTCCATGATCGTCATGCCCTTTGGCATGGACATGAGCtttcccgccgccaccctcatCCTCTCCGACGCCGTTGCCAGGCACCACCAAGGCATCGGCGCCAGTCTGGTGAATACCGTCGTCAATTACGGAATCGCGCTCGGCGTTGGCTTCGCTGGGACTGTCGAGGTCCACGTGCACGGGAGCGGCGAGACCAAGGAAGAGAGGCTGCGAGGCTTCCGCGGTGCCTTGTACATGGCCAttggcttggctgggcttGGTCTACTCATATGCCTTGCATTCTTGGCCCGTGAATTGAtgaggtcgcggcggtcgcgatGA
- a CDS encoding uncharacterized protein (COG:J~EggNog:ENOG503P0TF) has product MTVPARTRLSFQYDGKLLRLETTVHSVRPFAALEEANQALFKQANADEDHVVVTKETVFHPQGGGQPSDEGTLAVVDPGADATARAAAAPIFRVRAVRMDAVHDGQVLHLGRYVGGSGSSIAPGAVVEQVVDADKRLLYSRLHTAGHVLGSAVRSLLEQEVPGFDELKASHFPDSAACEFRGSIEGRWKEPIQARVDEYLRRAMPVEIDFWTEDDFRREGLERLLPDRGLLPPGENRFRVVRIVGAEVYPCGGTHVDSTDQCGPTTVRKISRAKGISRVSYAVAAADDGRGQT; this is encoded by the coding sequence ATGACTGTCCCTGCCCGAACCCGCCTCTCCTTCCAGTATGATGGAAAGCTCCTGCGCCTCGAGACGACGGTGCACTCGGTCCGGCCCTttgcggcgctcgaggaggccaacCAGGCCCTCTTTAAGCAGgccaacgccgacgaggaccaCGTCGTGGTGACCAAGGAGACTGTCTTCCACCCACAGGGCGGGGGGCAGCCGTCCGACGAGGGTAcgttggccgtcgtcgacccaggcgccgatgccacggcccgcgcggcggcggcgcccatctTCCGCGTCCGGGCTGTGCGCATGGACGCGGTCCACGACGGCCAGGTGCTTCATCTAGGACGCTacgtgggcggcagcggcagcagcatcgcccccggcgccgtcgtcgagcaggtcgtcgacgccgacaagcGGCTGCTGTACTCGCGGCTGCACACGGCCGGCCACGTGCTCGGGTCGGCGGTGCGCAGCCTGCTCGAGCAAGAGGTGCCGGGCttcgacgagctcaaggcgTCGCACTTCCCGGACAGCGCGGCGTGCGAGTTCcgcggcagcatcgaggGCCGGTGGAAGGAGCCCATCCAGGCGCGCGTCGATGAGtacctgcgccgcgccatgcccgtcgaGATTGACTTTTGGACCGAGGACGACttccgccgcgagggcctggAGCGCCTGCTTCCGGACCGCGGCCTCTTGCCGCCGGGCGAGAATCGCTTCCGAGTGGTGCGCATCGTGGGCGCCGAGGTCTAcccctgcggcggcacgcacGTCGACTCGACCGACCAGTGCGGGCCCACGACGGTGAGGAAGATATCGCGCGCCAAGGGCATCAGCAGGGTCAGCtatgccgtcgctgccgctgacgaTGGGCGCGGCCAGACGTGA